In Leptospira harrisiae, a genomic segment contains:
- a CDS encoding GMC oxidoreductase: MSQSIPKEQNYDYDFIIVGSGFGGSVSAYRLSQKGYKVLVIESGKRWKSTDFPKTNWSLRKYLWMPKLGFYGIQRINLLNDFLLVSGAGVGGGSLVYACTLYVPSSKVLNSPLYSKMGGEKSLLPYYDVAKHMLGVTENPQLWEPDQILLETAKTFGKEDTFRRTPVGIYFGNKKDPKDPFFGGDGPDRDPCNFCGGCMVGCRHNAKNTLDKNYLFLAEKLGAVILPETKVTSLVPLNEKGIPDPEASGEFGYELETNSTTGWFGFPKRKFRSRQVVLSAGVMGTVGLLLKMQFENKMIRLSEKLGDTVRTNSETVLPVTVPASKGVDYSRGIAITSSVHPDENTHIEPVRYSKGSDFFALLASVMTDGGGKFPRPLKFFWTMLRHPIYFLKAHNPVGFAKNSIILLVMQTVDNSVRLVRKRRIIWPFQRTITSALSTGEPTPTYIPIANAFTRKLAEIVGGIPRSSFNDTLLSAPLTGHIMGGCIVADSPERGVIDMENKVFGYENLRVCDASMLTVNLGVNPSLTITALSERAMSFVPTKDKSATKFLSFETKKGFDKILGSVPKKPSVKKSTPVRTRVS; this comes from the coding sequence ATGAGTCAATCCATTCCAAAAGAACAAAATTATGATTATGACTTTATTATTGTAGGATCTGGTTTTGGAGGTTCTGTTTCTGCTTACCGGTTATCACAAAAAGGTTATAAGGTTTTAGTGATTGAATCAGGAAAAAGATGGAAATCAACAGACTTTCCCAAAACTAATTGGAGCCTTCGTAAATACTTATGGATGCCGAAATTAGGTTTTTATGGAATCCAAAGAATCAATTTGCTGAATGATTTTTTACTTGTGAGTGGGGCCGGTGTTGGTGGAGGTTCTTTGGTATATGCATGTACATTATATGTTCCTTCTTCAAAAGTATTAAACTCTCCCTTGTATTCCAAAATGGGTGGGGAAAAAAGTTTATTACCATATTATGATGTTGCGAAACATATGCTTGGAGTTACAGAAAATCCACAACTCTGGGAACCAGACCAAATTTTATTAGAAACTGCCAAAACATTTGGAAAGGAAGATACCTTTCGTCGAACACCTGTAGGAATTTATTTTGGTAACAAAAAAGATCCGAAAGATCCATTTTTTGGAGGAGATGGCCCCGATCGTGATCCTTGTAACTTTTGTGGTGGTTGTATGGTGGGTTGCCGTCATAACGCAAAAAACACTTTAGACAAAAACTATTTATTCTTAGCAGAGAAGTTAGGTGCTGTGATCCTTCCAGAAACAAAAGTCACATCTCTCGTCCCTCTCAATGAAAAAGGAATTCCAGATCCAGAGGCAAGCGGTGAGTTTGGATATGAATTGGAAACAAACAGTACCACTGGTTGGTTTGGTTTTCCAAAAAGAAAATTTCGTTCCAGACAAGTTGTGCTTTCTGCCGGTGTGATGGGAACTGTTGGGCTTCTACTCAAAATGCAATTTGAAAACAAAATGATTCGATTATCAGAAAAGTTAGGTGATACAGTTCGTACGAATAGTGAAACCGTATTACCAGTAACCGTTCCCGCAAGTAAAGGTGTGGATTATTCTCGTGGGATTGCCATTACCTCTTCTGTCCATCCTGATGAAAACACTCATATTGAACCGGTTCGTTATTCGAAAGGATCTGATTTTTTTGCTCTTCTTGCGAGTGTGATGACCGATGGAGGAGGGAAGTTTCCAAGACCTCTCAAATTTTTTTGGACGATGCTTCGTCACCCCATTTATTTTTTAAAGGCGCATAACCCGGTTGGTTTTGCAAAAAATTCTATCATCTTACTTGTAATGCAAACAGTTGATAATAGCGTACGACTTGTACGAAAAAGACGAATCATTTGGCCTTTCCAAAGAACCATTACCTCAGCTTTGTCAACAGGTGAACCAACACCCACTTACATTCCGATAGCCAATGCCTTCACAAGAAAACTTGCCGAGATTGTCGGTGGAATCCCTCGCAGTTCTTTCAATGACACTCTACTCAGCGCTCCTTTGACAGGCCATATCATGGGAGGATGTATTGTGGCTGACTCCCCTGAACGAGGTGTGATCGATATGGAAAACAAAGTTTTTGGATACGAAAACCTTCGTGTTTGTGACGCGTCCATGCTTACGGTAAACTTAGGTGTGAATCCTAGTTTGACCATCACTGCCCTTTCCGAACGAGCCATGAGTTTTGTTCCGACGAAAGACAAATCGGCCACCAAATTTTTATCTTTTGAAACAAAGAAAGGTTTTGATAAAATCCTTGGATCTGTTCCGAAGAAACCTTCCGTTAAAAAATCGACTCCTGTGAGGACACGCGTATCATAA
- a CDS encoding ankyrin repeat domain-containing protein, producing the protein MSLIDAAKSGSIEEWDAEIRAGADPNELDLYGTNALSWMLKMESAELFRHAILNGADPLSAYTTPGNVIFDVMNQNKESFLQILVETASVWKKSNHLLTRDKNGNTIFHLAILESAESLWEVLLSSLTEEIVSLRNEEGRSIFLEAVVEDRMEIVTKLLSKFPNSISHKDREGKTALHLVAERNLHELCSYLLEEGNVVLETKDEFGNTPLFLSASADAVECLTDLLQAGANPFVWGENEESITRLLDREKYGHSFKTWKDFVIKKAILGAGYVRREEMIDFIRKEKPFKPEELTKAKLVELI; encoded by the coding sequence ATGAGTTTGATAGACGCAGCCAAATCAGGAAGTATTGAAGAATGGGATGCAGAGATCAGAGCTGGTGCAGACCCAAATGAATTAGATTTGTATGGAACCAACGCTCTTTCCTGGATGTTAAAGATGGAGAGTGCGGAACTTTTTCGCCATGCTATCTTAAATGGTGCTGACCCGTTATCTGCTTACACCACTCCTGGCAATGTTATCTTTGATGTGATGAATCAAAACAAAGAGTCGTTTCTGCAAATTTTGGTAGAAACTGCTTCCGTTTGGAAAAAATCAAACCATCTTCTCACTAGAGATAAAAATGGAAACACCATCTTTCATTTAGCAATTCTTGAGTCCGCTGAATCTCTTTGGGAAGTTTTGCTTAGTTCCTTAACAGAAGAGATTGTCTCTTTACGGAATGAAGAAGGTAGATCTATTTTTTTAGAAGCGGTTGTAGAAGACCGAATGGAGATTGTTACCAAACTTCTGTCAAAGTTTCCTAATTCTATAAGTCACAAAGATCGTGAGGGAAAAACGGCCCTTCATTTGGTTGCTGAAAGAAACTTACATGAGTTATGTTCTTATCTCTTGGAAGAAGGAAATGTTGTATTAGAAACAAAAGACGAATTTGGAAACACTCCTTTGTTTTTATCTGCCTCAGCGGATGCCGTTGAATGTTTGACTGACCTACTCCAAGCCGGTGCCAATCCCTTTGTTTGGGGAGAAAACGAGGAATCGATCACAAGGTTACTCGACCGGGAAAAGTATGGTCACAGTTTCAAAACCTGGAAAGACTTTGTGATCAAAAAAGCTATCCTCGGCGCCGGTTATGTTCGCCGAGAAGAAATGATTGATTTCATTAGAAAGGAAAAACCATTTAAACCAGAAGAATTAACCAAAGCAAAGTTAGTTGAACTAATCTAA
- the mnmE gene encoding tRNA uridine-5-carboxymethylaminomethyl(34) synthesis GTPase MnmE: MIDTIAALSTAQGPGAIGILRVSGTAVLPIALAVLQKNGSPLTEDLIKNQKRTAIFCDFVDSEKSLDQIVFFYFPAPNSYTGEDLAEFHLHGNPILLKRALQILFDNGARPAQKGEFTKRAYLNGKINLSGAEAIGRLIEARSRYELELAQKNVFGEITKLSSKIRSDLISLKAECEAEIDFSTEDLTFESLEERKNRMISLKNLCSKLIKDSERAETLILQSTVVLFGEPNTGKSSLMNLLIGKDRSIISDIPGTTRDYIAEELSLDGIPIRLVDTAGIRDTSDNIEQMGIERSKREADSANVKLLLIDTSVPFDKSSFLMKHKDRLRGAILVANKIDEKNIDWNRNHLDELQKQFELEITEISCKTKLGIPHLLELLKTKLTSMDNSEDVVLLEDRQRYHIQKIESSLVEAIRLMEDEAPAEIYIQEINSSLKEIGEVNGHVDNEEILGRIFSKFCVGK, from the coding sequence TTGATTGATACCATAGCGGCATTGTCCACTGCCCAAGGACCCGGAGCGATTGGCATCCTTCGGGTATCGGGCACTGCCGTATTGCCCATTGCCCTTGCCGTTTTACAAAAAAACGGATCACCCCTCACAGAAGATTTGATTAAGAACCAAAAACGTACTGCTATTTTTTGCGATTTTGTTGATTCAGAAAAATCATTAGACCAAATTGTATTTTTTTATTTTCCAGCACCTAACTCGTACACAGGCGAAGATTTAGCTGAGTTCCATTTACATGGAAACCCAATTCTACTCAAACGTGCCTTGCAAATCCTTTTTGATAACGGAGCAAGACCTGCACAGAAAGGCGAGTTTACCAAACGAGCTTACTTAAACGGAAAAATCAATTTATCAGGTGCAGAGGCCATCGGTCGACTGATTGAAGCTCGTTCTAGATATGAATTAGAATTAGCTCAAAAAAACGTATTTGGTGAGATTACAAAATTAAGTTCGAAAATCAGAAGTGATCTCATTTCACTCAAAGCAGAGTGCGAGGCGGAAATAGATTTTTCTACCGAAGATTTAACCTTTGAAAGTTTGGAAGAAAGAAAAAATCGAATGATTTCTTTAAAAAATCTTTGTTCCAAATTAATCAAAGATTCAGAACGTGCAGAAACTTTAATTTTGCAATCTACAGTAGTTTTATTTGGTGAACCAAATACTGGTAAGTCGAGTCTTATGAATTTACTCATCGGGAAGGATCGTTCCATAATATCAGACATTCCTGGCACCACTAGAGATTATATCGCAGAAGAATTGAGTTTAGATGGAATCCCCATTCGACTTGTGGATACAGCAGGAATTCGTGATACATCCGATAACATTGAACAAATGGGAATTGAACGAAGCAAACGAGAAGCCGACAGTGCCAATGTAAAGTTACTTCTTATTGATACATCTGTTCCATTCGACAAAAGTTCGTTCTTAATGAAACATAAAGATAGACTCCGTGGTGCCATCCTTGTTGCCAATAAAATTGACGAAAAAAACATAGATTGGAACCGAAACCACCTCGATGAATTACAGAAACAATTCGAATTAGAAATTACAGAGATTTCCTGTAAAACAAAACTCGGAATTCCCCATTTATTGGAACTTTTAAAAACAAAACTCACTTCCATGGATAATTCAGAAGATGTGGTTTTATTAGAAGACAGACAAAGATATCATATTCAAAAAATTGAATCTAGTTTGGTTGAAGCTATTCGACTAATGGAAGATGAGGCACCTGCGGAAATTTATATCCAGGAGATTAATTCTTCTCTCAAAGAAATTGGTGAAGTCAACGGCCACGTAGACAACGAAGAGATCCTTGGTAGGATTTTTAGTAAATTTTGTGTTGGTAAATAA
- the jag gene encoding RNA-binding cell elongation regulator Jag/EloR, with protein MNNYIFEAEGKTKSEAEEYSLETLRLQPGDLRFEVVDSGKSGFLGITQKKPAVVRAFVANNDIPSEKIIHGVIITILKKMGIPAEVVGMGDVDGKIYVELTSKESGLIIGKRGGTLDSLQFLLNLMVDPKIRHNRKIVLDIESYRDKRELSLIRLAKSVAASVIKSGRSKLLDPMNPFERRIVHMAIQEDERVFTRSEGNGTFKRVRVISAKEKHKYKDLEDPSKKGLPVEDFADGVDQEDLD; from the coding sequence ATGAATAATTACATTTTCGAAGCCGAAGGAAAAACGAAAAGTGAGGCAGAAGAATATTCTTTAGAAACACTTCGTCTCCAACCAGGCGATTTACGATTCGAAGTAGTTGATTCCGGAAAGTCCGGATTTTTAGGAATCACACAAAAAAAACCAGCCGTTGTACGCGCGTTTGTTGCAAATAACGACATCCCATCCGAAAAAATCATCCACGGGGTAATCATTACTATTTTGAAAAAAATGGGAATTCCTGCCGAAGTAGTAGGAATGGGTGATGTAGATGGAAAAATCTATGTTGAACTTACCAGTAAAGAATCTGGACTCATCATCGGAAAAAGAGGAGGAACCTTAGATTCTCTTCAATTTCTTTTAAACTTAATGGTAGATCCAAAAATTCGCCATAACCGAAAAATCGTTTTGGATATTGAATCTTACCGCGACAAACGCGAGTTATCTCTCATTCGATTGGCTAAATCTGTAGCAGCATCAGTCATCAAATCAGGAAGATCTAAACTACTCGATCCAATGAATCCGTTTGAAAGAAGAATTGTTCACATGGCAATCCAAGAAGACGAAAGAGTGTTCACTAGATCTGAAGGAAATGGAACATTCAAACGAGTTCGTGTGATCTCTGCAAAAGAAAAACATAAATACAAAGATTTGGAAGATCCATCTAAAAAAGGCCTTCCTGTAGAAGACTTTGCCGACGGAGTTGACCAAGAAGATCTTGATTGA
- the yidC gene encoding membrane protein insertase YidC, producing the protein MQNDSTNRQGRLFLALFLSLAVWMGINYFFFPPQTPKPKTADEVSKKDGSEKEKTNGNATEAKTELNKPTTETTKLNPVKQEDVKTFSLKTDSFLVHFSSLGGRITEYYIKDHKEPDGSEFAIAKDPKFEIEFDGKKEKAVELTRGQGFDFNIIEDKDTIPFSAYNLVNFSSNYNAETKTVIFEAPSLDGKFTIQKKFQFFPSENYFKFHLTLKNRSSETINISPSKSDVYFRSFSSLGPVLKKKEDFNDRDNAHYFRYYYLDGSFKDHVDGTSTQGFFDNLFGSNEGKDTRYEIKKGSNEKVDFVGTGSRYFIGVIDPLDDKPAGVLLDNRKGNETGVLLVYDNWKLGPGEEVNLDYAAYVGVRELDGTAFRDSKLDPKINKDSVFAGLSDSLDKSFNQGITTPLRNGIVWILKKIYLVIPNYGWAIVIFAILFKLAFYPLNKKQAESMKKMQELSPQIKLINEKYADDPKLKQEKTVELYKKNGTNPMAGCLPMLIQIPIFIALYTAFSDTVDLWNSPFLWIKDLSEPDTVYTTPKLAFIGALAINILPLIMVATQVVQSRMTTVSTDPNQKMMMYMMPVIMLYFFWSMPAGVTMYWTMQNILSIAQQVYTNKFGKSEDKKPKNNGPEPANNTSAIARPGFRNQNKKKK; encoded by the coding sequence ATGCAAAATGATTCCACAAACAGACAAGGTCGTTTATTCCTCGCGCTATTTTTAAGTTTAGCGGTTTGGATGGGTATAAACTATTTCTTCTTTCCTCCGCAAACTCCAAAACCCAAAACTGCAGATGAAGTTTCCAAAAAAGATGGTTCTGAAAAAGAAAAAACTAACGGAAATGCAACGGAAGCAAAAACCGAATTAAATAAGCCAACAACGGAAACAACAAAGTTGAATCCAGTAAAACAAGAAGATGTAAAAACCTTCTCGTTAAAAACGGATTCTTTTTTAGTTCATTTTTCTAGCTTAGGCGGAAGAATCACAGAATACTATATTAAAGACCATAAAGAACCAGATGGTTCTGAATTTGCGATTGCAAAAGATCCTAAATTCGAAATTGAATTTGATGGAAAAAAAGAAAAAGCTGTAGAACTCACGAGAGGGCAAGGTTTTGATTTCAACATCATTGAAGACAAGGACACAATTCCTTTTTCTGCATACAACTTAGTAAACTTTAGTTCTAATTATAATGCTGAAACAAAAACAGTAATCTTCGAAGCGCCTTCGTTAGATGGCAAATTTACAATCCAAAAGAAATTCCAGTTTTTCCCATCTGAAAACTATTTTAAATTTCATTTAACACTCAAAAACAGATCTTCAGAAACCATCAATATTTCTCCTTCAAAATCTGATGTTTACTTTAGATCCTTTAGTTCCCTTGGCCCGGTGCTTAAGAAAAAAGAAGATTTTAATGATCGAGATAATGCACATTACTTTCGTTATTACTACTTGGATGGAAGTTTTAAAGACCACGTAGATGGAACTAGCACACAAGGATTTTTTGATAATCTATTTGGATCAAATGAAGGAAAAGACACTCGTTACGAAATTAAAAAAGGTTCTAACGAAAAGGTAGATTTTGTAGGAACAGGAAGTCGTTACTTCATTGGTGTGATCGATCCATTGGATGACAAACCAGCCGGAGTTCTTCTTGATAACCGCAAAGGAAACGAAACAGGTGTTCTTCTTGTCTATGACAATTGGAAACTAGGGCCCGGTGAAGAAGTAAACTTAGATTATGCGGCTTATGTAGGTGTAAGGGAACTTGACGGAACTGCCTTCCGTGATAGTAAACTGGATCCAAAAATCAACAAAGACTCCGTGTTTGCGGGCCTTAGTGATTCTCTAGACAAATCCTTTAACCAAGGGATTACAACTCCACTTCGTAATGGAATTGTTTGGATCTTAAAAAAGATTTATTTAGTTATTCCTAACTATGGTTGGGCGATTGTTATTTTTGCCATTCTATTCAAATTAGCTTTCTATCCGCTGAACAAAAAACAGGCGGAATCGATGAAAAAGATGCAAGAGTTATCTCCGCAAATCAAACTCATCAATGAAAAATATGCGGATGATCCAAAACTCAAACAGGAAAAAACAGTAGAGTTATACAAAAAGAATGGAACCAATCCGATGGCTGGTTGCCTTCCTATGCTCATTCAAATTCCTATCTTTATTGCATTGTATACTGCGTTCTCTGACACAGTTGACCTTTGGAATTCTCCATTTTTATGGATCAAAGATTTAAGTGAACCTGACACTGTTTACACAACTCCAAAGTTAGCTTTTATCGGAGCACTTGCGATCAACATCCTTCCACTTATCATGGTGGCAACGCAAGTGGTTCAATCTCGAATGACAACAGTCTCTACAGATCCAAACCAAAAGATGATGATGTACATGATGCCTGTGATTATGTTATATTTCTTCTGGTCAATGCCTGCAGGTGTGACCATGTATTGGACAATGCAAAACATTCTATCAATCGCACAACAAGTGTATACGAACAAATTTGGTAAATCAGAAGACAAAAAACCAAAGAATAATGGGCCAGAACCAGCAAACAATACTTCTGCGATTGCAAGACCTGGATTCAGAAACCAAAACAAAAAGAAAAAATGA
- the yidD gene encoding membrane protein insertion efficiency factor YidD has product MNRLFLVLIYLYKKLLSPLLPPACRFTPSCSEYAKQAFETYPWYKALVLSVVRISKCHPYHEGGHDPLPKSFNKS; this is encoded by the coding sequence ATGAATCGGCTGTTTTTGGTTCTAATTTACCTCTATAAAAAACTGCTGTCCCCTCTATTGCCTCCGGCTTGCCGGTTTACCCCAAGTTGTTCCGAATACGCCAAACAAGCGTTTGAGACCTATCCATGGTACAAAGCGCTGGTATTAAGTGTTGTTCGAATTTCAAAATGCCACCCTTATCATGAAGGTGGCCATGACCCTTTACCGAAATCCTTTAACAAGAGTTAA
- the rpmH gene encoding 50S ribosomal protein L34, which translates to MKRTFQPSKIKRVRTHGFRARMATPGGRNVIANRRRKGRAKLTVSDEKIGRKF; encoded by the coding sequence ATGAAACGTACATTCCAACCGAGTAAAATTAAACGCGTGAGAACTCACGGATTCCGAGCCAGAATGGCTACCCCAGGCGGACGAAATGTGATAGCCAACAGAAGAAGAAAAGGCCGTGCTAAATTGACTGTTTCCGACGAAAAAATCGGGAGAAAGTTCTAA
- a CDS encoding MltA domain-containing protein has product MESAIKESFHYFQKLPQDTKLRFREDEYTKVEILKSFEKLQTIIHETTKDQITTEIKKHFILIDLSPSDGLPIITGYYEVRINGKTKPEGEYQYPALSPPNQNLSLPENPKFFHWEKWNQKQIWEKYSKPILFLRLTDLHLAQLEGSALVETESKEIFRINYAEDNGENYVSPSIYLKGICPSLKPYHLSNCFQTKPKEVKEAIFKNPRYIFFEKESFPNTQPNETSFGPLGSAGIRLVAKRSVAMDKQIPLGFPILLSFQSNQNSVNNHLVFVHDRGNAITGVGRLDYYLGSGDGVEEIANNLLTKGKVILLLPKKEKTRKK; this is encoded by the coding sequence TTGGAATCAGCTATTAAGGAATCCTTCCATTATTTTCAGAAGTTGCCCCAAGATACAAAGTTACGTTTTAGAGAAGATGAGTATACGAAAGTAGAAATTTTAAAATCATTTGAAAAACTTCAAACAATCATTCACGAAACTACAAAAGATCAAATTACAACTGAAATTAAAAAACACTTTATATTAATTGATTTGAGTCCGTCAGATGGACTGCCCATTATAACAGGATATTATGAAGTACGAATTAATGGAAAAACTAAACCAGAGGGTGAATACCAGTATCCTGCCTTATCACCTCCTAACCAAAATCTATCATTGCCAGAGAATCCAAAATTTTTCCATTGGGAAAAATGGAATCAAAAACAAATTTGGGAAAAATATTCTAAACCAATTTTATTTCTTCGTTTGACGGACTTACATTTAGCACAACTAGAAGGTTCAGCGCTTGTCGAAACCGAATCAAAAGAAATTTTTCGTATAAATTATGCTGAGGACAATGGAGAAAATTATGTTAGCCCTTCCATTTACCTGAAAGGAATTTGTCCGAGTCTAAAGCCTTATCATTTATCAAATTGTTTCCAAACAAAACCAAAGGAAGTTAAAGAAGCGATTTTTAAGAATCCAAGATATATATTTTTTGAAAAAGAATCGTTTCCAAATACGCAACCAAATGAGACTTCGTTTGGACCATTGGGAAGTGCTGGGATTCGTTTGGTTGCAAAACGATCAGTAGCCATGGATAAACAAATTCCACTAGGTTTCCCAATCCTACTTTCGTTTCAGTCAAACCAAAACTCAGTTAACAACCATTTGGTGTTTGTTCATGACAGGGGAAATGCAATCACCGGAGTTGGTCGTTTAGATTATTATTTAGGAAGTGGGGATGGAGTAGAAGAAATTGCAAATAATTTGTTAACGAAAGGAAAAGTGATTTTGTTACTTCCGAAAAAAGAGAAAACAAGAAAGAAATAA
- a CDS encoding TetR/AcrR family transcriptional regulator, with protein sequence MKLTLKLLQNEFEAYQNPESNKEKDIVDAAEDVFAELGFAGATTAELANRAGVTERTLFKYFPSKHDLYRRVLSGLLLSTIVPGHMSDLKERLQTLKPNFKDWYISILKARYEAVAKEPKKLKLLLGALIFSKEFSEIFGNLWKTNLYDTSVQAFKYFQENGEVRKDLDPNQIVRASFSLAASFLITKFVLAPKYPLDPNKEIETLYEIFFQGIKNEK encoded by the coding sequence ATGAAACTAACCCTAAAACTTCTACAAAATGAATTTGAAGCTTATCAAAATCCAGAATCAAATAAGGAAAAAGATATAGTTGATGCTGCCGAGGATGTTTTTGCTGAGTTAGGTTTTGCAGGTGCCACAACTGCTGAATTGGCGAATCGAGCTGGCGTGACAGAAAGAACTCTTTTTAAATATTTTCCTTCAAAGCATGATTTATACAGACGAGTTCTATCGGGATTACTTTTATCGACAATTGTTCCTGGTCATATGTCTGATCTCAAAGAACGATTACAAACTCTGAAACCAAATTTTAAAGATTGGTACATTTCCATTTTAAAAGCAAGATATGAAGCCGTAGCGAAAGAACCAAAAAAATTAAAACTACTCTTAGGCGCGCTGATTTTTTCCAAAGAATTCTCTGAGATCTTTGGAAATCTTTGGAAAACTAATTTATACGATACATCAGTCCAGGCTTTCAAATACTTTCAAGAAAATGGTGAGGTCAGAAAAGATTTAGATCCAAATCAAATTGTCAGAGCCTCATTTAGTTTGGCAGCTAGTTTTCTAATCACTAAATTTGTTTTAGCCCCAAAGTATCCTTTAGATCCAAACAAAGAAATCGAAACACTATATGAAATTTTTTTTCAGGGTATCAAAAACGAAAAGTAA
- a CDS encoding DAPG hydrolase family protein, translating to MKTVQLGLLPKLKIQWTRKSVDSAESGREVLADGRVKYWIRHDTIKGVHPKMLAWWFQHLEGDIEYEGKVYNRYHVWHPEDHVHVSYEKRKPDGSVGPGAALRIVEYLGRNKKYLVNVMSPIEKLDEEGFIHNPKLYGFLPIARMEYSFKDSAEGTRYENCLIIGWKGFSFKWLRSIFEILFFDKKHGFFWIKHNIEEVGQFESFLPDLYRKENENLR from the coding sequence ATGAAAACGGTTCAATTAGGTTTATTGCCAAAGTTGAAAATTCAGTGGACCAGGAAGTCTGTGGATTCGGCTGAATCGGGAAGAGAGGTGCTTGCGGATGGTCGGGTTAAATATTGGATTCGACATGATACAATCAAAGGTGTTCATCCAAAAATGTTGGCTTGGTGGTTTCAACATTTGGAAGGTGATATTGAATATGAAGGAAAAGTTTATAATCGATACCATGTCTGGCATCCCGAAGATCATGTACATGTCAGTTATGAAAAAAGAAAACCTGATGGCAGTGTCGGACCTGGAGCGGCTTTAAGAATTGTAGAATACTTAGGAAGAAATAAGAAGTATCTAGTAAATGTGATGAGTCCCATCGAAAAATTAGATGAGGAAGGTTTCATTCATAATCCAAAACTTTATGGTTTTTTACCAATTGCAAGAATGGAATATAGTTTTAAGGATAGTGCCGAAGGAACTCGGTATGAAAATTGTTTGATTATTGGATGGAAGGGATTTAGTTTTAAATGGTTACGATCAATCTTTGAAATTTTGTTTTTTGATAAAAAACATGGTTTTTTTTGGATCAAACATAACATTGAAGAAGTGGGTCAGTTCGAAAGTTTTTTACCAGATCTTTACAGGAAGGAAAATGAAAATTTACGGTGA
- a CDS encoding glutathione S-transferase family protein, protein MKIYGDRQSGNSYKLLLVTSFLEIPYEWQDIDIKKGETKTDSFLKMNPNGKIPILILDDGRILSESNAILNFLAEGSDLIPKDHFEKAKVLQWQFFEQYSHEPYIAVARFIKHYLGIPEERRAEYESKQEGGYKALGVMDTQLTKNKFLVGDSITTADISLFAYTHVAHEGGFDLSSYPKILEWIKRIESLDRFKPLHSV, encoded by the coding sequence ATGAAAATTTACGGTGACAGACAATCAGGGAATAGTTATAAACTTTTACTAGTAACTTCCTTTCTAGAAATTCCATACGAATGGCAAGATATTGATATAAAAAAAGGAGAAACCAAAACAGATTCATTTCTGAAAATGAATCCGAATGGGAAAATTCCTATTTTAATTTTGGATGATGGCAGAATTTTATCAGAGTCCAATGCTATTTTGAATTTTTTGGCAGAAGGGAGTGATCTGATTCCTAAAGATCATTTTGAAAAAGCAAAGGTCTTACAATGGCAATTTTTTGAACAATACAGTCATGAACCTTATATTGCGGTAGCAAGGTTTATTAAACATTATTTGGGGATTCCCGAGGAAAGACGGGCAGAATACGAATCTAAACAAGAAGGTGGATATAAAGCTTTAGGAGTTATGGATACCCAGCTAACAAAGAATAAATTTTTAGTAGGTGATTCAATAACTACAGCAGATATATCTTTGTTTGCTTACACACATGTGGCACATGAAGGAGGATTTGATTTATCATCATATCCAAAAATTTTAGAATGGATTAAACGAATTGAATCATTGGATAGATTTAAACCATTGCATTCAGTCTGA